A region of Lycium barbarum isolate Lr01 chromosome 1, ASM1917538v2, whole genome shotgun sequence DNA encodes the following proteins:
- the LOC132616765 gene encoding uncharacterized protein LOC132616765, which produces MQCTKISITREKRIQNGDPDGPITFNDEDMEGITQPHNDALIISILVNKFRIKRVLINPGSSANIIRWRVIEQLGLLDQIVPAIRVLNGFNMACETMKGEITIPISMAGTTQQTKFYVTEGDMGYNALLCRPWIHLVRTVPSTMHQVLKFSTPKGIKTVCGEQQAAKEMFAVEESIKNIKAPDRSEGKNAK; this is translated from the coding sequence ATGCAGTGCACAAAAATTTCCATAACGAGGGAAAAGCGTATCCAAAACGGTGACCCCGATGGCCCCATCACGTTCAATGACGAGGACATGGAAGGCATCACCCAACCGCATAATGACGCGCTGATAATATCTATCCTTGTCAATAAGTTTAGAATTAAACGTGTGCTGATTaatccaggtagctcggctaatatcatccgatggagagtcatcGAACAGCTGGGACTACTAGATCAGATCGTGCCGGCTATACGGGTCCTCAATGGATTCAACATGGCATGCGAAACGATGAAGGGTGAGATCACTATACCGATAAGTATGGCAGGAACAACGCAACAGACGAAATTTTATGTGACAGAAGGAGATATGGGATACAATGCATTGCTGTGCAGACCGTGGATTCACCTCGTAAGAACGGTTCCCTCGACTATGCATCAGGTATTGAAATTCTCGACTCCAAAAGGTATCAAAACCGTCTGTGGTGAACAGCAGGCCGCAAAAGAAATGTTCGCGGTTGAAGAATCTATTAAGAATATAAAGGCGCCAGATCGGAGTGAAGGGAAGaatgccaaatag